In Oryza sativa Japonica Group chromosome 2, ASM3414082v1, the following are encoded in one genomic region:
- the LOC4330405 gene encoding uncharacterized protein produces the protein MGKGGELWDDSALVDAFDHAVATFKAMHSKNTQATTSENEEPGDPAVAAPAGEENISAEVADELIEKDGSQTEPCEASETPYQTHEERKSTEQAPLQEKDLDKEAHFSEPKIHASDVADAEQKDTSNQQTWDYNELVKKYYELEEQSRKVLEQLHQTNYWNYQVPGQSSVYQQPQVPAYSATAPDPHSSTIQSPCCCANVPLVSVSCCSTGQTSGVSSCMQPSGGCSISLTCDQCPGTSATDSTGATCVQQAEKVSTDSDQVAKAAMMTAEGAMNFMRSTISGDLGSFPRTDAASGKESMPMGMNPNFDTMGADSDLAVVLNAWYAAGFYTGRYLMQQSMKNTRQG, from the exons atggggaagggcggcgagctGTGGGACGATTCGGCGCTGGTAGACGCGTTCGaccacgccgtcgccacctTCAAG GCTATGCATAGCAAAAACACCCAAGCAACTACATCGGAGAATGAGGAACCAGGAGAtcctgctgttgctgcccctgCTGGAGAAGAGAACATTTCGGCTGAGGTGGCCGATGA GCTCATAGAGAAGGATGGTAGCCAGACAGAACCTTGTGAAGCATCGGAGACACCATATCAGACCCATGAGGAAAGAAAGTCCACTGAGCAGGCTCCTCTTCAGGAAAAGGATCTGGATAAAGAGGCACATTTTTCAGAACCTAAGATCCATGCCTCAGATGTTGCTGATGCTGAGCAAAAAGATACCTCAAACCAGCAGACCTGGGACTACAATGAATTGGTAAAAAAGTACTATGAACTTGAGGAGCAAAGCCGGAAAGTTCTTGAGCAACTCCATCAAACAAACTACTGGAATTACCAAGTCCCTGGTCAATCTTCAGTGTACCAACAACCGCAAGTTCCTGCCTATAGTGCCACAGCACCAGATCCGCATTCCTCAACCATTCAATCCCCATGCTGTTGTGCGAATGTACCCCTGGTATCAGTCTCCTGCTGTTCAACTGGCCAGACGAGTGGGGTTTCTTCTTGTATGCAACCAAGTGGTGGTTGTAGCATATCATTGACTT GTGATCAATGCCCTGGCACAAGTGCGACAGATTCTACTGGAGCAACCTGTGTGCAGCAGGCAGAAAAGGTGTCTACTGACAGTGATCAAGTTGCTAAGGCTGCAATGATGACTGCTGAAGGTGCCATGAATTTCATGAGAAGTACGATATCTGGAGACTTGGGCTCCTTTCCAA GAACAGACGCTGCATCTGGAAAGGAGAGCATGCCTATGGGCATGAATCCAAATTTTGACACCATGGGAGCAGATAGTGATCTTGCTGTTGTCTTAAATGCATGGTACGCAGCGGGGTTTTACACTGGCAG GTACCTCATGCAGCAGTCCATGAAAAATACCAGACAAGGCTGA
- the LOC4330408 gene encoding pentatricopeptide repeat-containing protein At1g31920, which produces MVGGLVLSQAQHQVGIAATSPAQAQAAEQAAFRGRDHRAPCANLDEARKAHARHVKLGLDRSPRHARPLLAACALAADWPGSMAYAASIFAALDDPEAFDYNTLMRGYVAAAGGGGRDPAAALRLFVDMVDDGVEPDSYTFPFVFKACAQLGALQEGRQLQGHLVKLGFQRDEHSQNSLISFYGKCGEADLARRAFEQMEDDEQTTASWSALLAAYTRAGRWAECVESFGAMVRAGWRPDESSMVSALSACAHLGAHDVGRSIHCALLRNTARLNTFMSTSLVDMYAKCGCIENAAAVFDAMDDKNAWTYSAMVSGLALHGDGRKALEVFDAMVREGHRPDAAVYVGVLNACSRAGLLEEGLRCFDRMRLEHKLTPNAQHYGCMVDLMARAGRLDDARALIGSMPTGPTDTAWRSLLNACRIHGNLELAERALQELERLGATNAGDYIILSDMHARAHNRDAAAARRTEAVDRGLAQAPGYSAVEVHGATHRFVSQDRSHPRADDIYEMLHQMEWQLRFEGYTPDTSELALDAGEEEKRRVVAAHSQKLAMAFGLLSTPEGAPVRVVTNLRMSKECHAYSALISEIFGREIVVRDRNRFHRFKRGACSCRNYW; this is translated from the exons ATGGTGGGGGGTTTAGTGCTCTCCCAGGCGCAGCACCAGGTCGGGATCgccgcgacgtcgccggcgcaggcgcaggcggcggagcaggcggcCTTCAGGGGGAGGGATCACCGGGCGCCATGCGCGAACCTGGACGAGGCGAGGAAGGCGCACGCGCGGCACGTCAAGCTCGGCCTCGACCGCTCGCCGCGGCACGCGCGGCCGCTCCTCGCGGcgtgcgcgctcgccgccgactggCCCGGGAGCATGGCCTACGCGGCCTCCATCTTCGCGGCGCTCGACGACCCCGAGGCGTTCGACTACAACACCCTGATGCGCGGctacgtcgccgccgccggcggcggcggccgcgacccCGCGGCCGCGCTGCGGCTGTTCGTGGACATGGTGGATGACGGCGTCGAGCCCGACAGCTACACGTTCCCGTTCGTCTTCAAGGCGTGCGCCCAGCTCGGCGCCTTGCAAGAAGGGAGACAG TTGCAGGGACACCTCGTGAAGCTCGGGTTTCAGCGTGACGAGCACTCGCAGAACAGCCTCATCAGCTTCTACGGCAAGTGCGGCGAGGCTGACCTGGCTCGCCGCGCGTTCGAGCAGATGGAGGACGATGAGCAGACGACGGCTTCCTGGAGCGCGCTGCTCGCGGCGTACACGAGGGCCGGACGCTGGGCGGAGTGCGTCGAGTCGTTCGGCGCCATGGTGCGCGCGGGATGGAGGCCCGACGAGAGCTCCATGGTCAGCGCGCTCTCGGCGTGCGCGCACCTGGGCGCCCACGACGTCGGCCGGAGCATCCATTGCGCTCTGCTGAGGAACACCGCGAGGCTGAACACGTTCATGAGCACGTCCCTGGTGGAcatgtacgccaagtgcggctgcatcgagaacgcggcggcggtgttcgACGCGATGGACGACAAGAACGCGTGGACGTACAGCGCCATGGTGTCCGGCTTGGCATTGCACGGCGACGGGCGTAAGGCGCTGGAGGTGTTCGACGCGATGGTCAGGGAGGGCCACAGGCCCGACGCCGCCGTGTACGTCGGCGTGCTGAACGCCTGCAgccgcgccggcctcctcgAGGAAGGGCTCCGCTGCTTCGACCGGATGCGGCTGGAGCACAAGCTGACACCCAACGCGCAGCACTACGGCTGCATGGTGGACCTCATGGCGCGAGCGGGGAGGctggacgacgcgcgcgcgctcaTCGGGAGCATGCCCACGGGGCCGACGGACACGGCGTGGCGGAGCCTGCTCAACGCGTGCCGCATCCACGGCAACCTGGAGCTCGCCGAGCGCGCGCTGCAGGAGCTGGAGCGCCTCGGCGCCACCAACGCCGGCGACTACATAATCCTCTCCGACATGCACGCCAGGGCCCACAAccgggacgccgccgcggcgcgccggaCGGAGGCGGTGGACAGGGGCCTCGCGCAGGCCCCCGGGTACAGCGCCGTCGAGGTGCACGGCGCGACGCACCGGTTCGTGTCGCAGGACAGGTCGCACCCGCGGGCGGACGACATCTACGAGATGCTGCACCAGATGGAGTGGCAGCTCCGGTTCGAGGGGTACACGCCCGACACGTCGGAGCTGGCGCTGGACGcaggcgaggaggagaagcggcGCGTGGTCGCGGCGCACAGCCAGAAGCTGGCCATGGCGTTCGGCCTGCTCAGCACGCCGGAGGGGGCGCCGGTGAGGGTCGTCACCAACCTCCGGATGAGCAAGGAGTGCCACGCGTACAGCGCGCTCATCTCGGAGATCTTCGGGAGGGAGATCGTCGTCAGGGACCGGAACCGGTTCCACCGCTTCAAGCGCGGCGCATGCAGCTGCAGAAACTACTGGTGA
- the LOC4330407 gene encoding 4-coumarate--CoA ligase 2: MITVAAPEAQPQVAAAVDEAPPEAVTVFRSKLPDIDIPSHLPLHEYCFARAAELPDAPCLIAAATGRTYTFAETRLLCRRAAAALHRLGVGHGDRVMVLLQNCVEFAVAFFAASFLGAVTTAANPFCTPQEIHKQFKASGVKLILTQSVYVDKLRQHEAFPRIDACTVGDDTLTVITIDDDEATPEGCLPFWDLIADADEGSVPEVAISPDDPVALPFSSGTTGLPKGVVLTHRSVVSGVAQQVDGENPNLHMGAGDVALCVLPLFHIFSLNSVLLCAVRAGAAVALMPRFEMGAMLGAIERWRVTVAAVVPPLVLALAKNPFVERHDLSSIRIVLSGAAPLGKELEDALRARLPQAIFGQGYGMTEAGPVLSMCPAFAKEPTPAKSGSCGTVVRNAELKVVDPDTGFSLGRNLPGEICIRGPQIMKGYLNDPEATAATIDVEGWLHTGDIGYVDDDDEVFIVDRVKELIKFKGFQVPPAELESLLIAHPSIADAAVVPQKDDVAGEVPVAFVVRAADSDITEESIKEFISKQVVFYKRLHKVHFIHAIPKSASGKILRRELRAKLAAC; this comes from the exons ATGATCACGGTGGCGGCACCGGAGGCGCAGccgcaggtggcggcggcggtcgatgAGGCGCCGCCGGAGGCGGTGACGGTGTTCCGGTCCAAGCTTCCGGACATCGACATCCCCAGCCACCTGCCCCTGCACGAGTACTGCTTCGCCAGGGCGGCCGAGCTCCCCGACGCGCCGTGCCTCATCGCGGCGGCCACGGGGAGGACGTACACGTTCGCCGAGACGCGCCTGCTGTGCCGcagggccgccgcggcgctgcaCCGGCTGGGCGTCGGCCACGGCGACCGCGTCATGGTGCTGCTCCAGAACTGCGTGGAGTTCGCCGTGGCGTTCTTCGCCGCGTCGTTCCTCGGCGcggtcaccaccgccgccaaccCGTTCTGCACGCCGCAGGAGATCCACAAGCAGTTCAAGGCCTCCGGCGTGAAGCTCATCCTCACCCAGTCCGTCTACGTCGACAAGCTCCGGCAGCACGAGGCGTTCCCAAGGATCGACGCCTGCACCGTCGGCGACGACACGCTCACCGTGATCaccatcgacgacgacgaggcgacgCCGGAAGGCTGCCTGCCGTTCTGGGACCTGATCGCGGACGCCGACGAGGGGTCCGTCCCGGAGGTGGCCATCTCGCCGGACGACCCCGTGGCGCTGCCGTTCTCGTCGGGCACGACGGGCTTGCCCAAGGGCGTGGTGCTGACGCACAGGAGCGTCGTGTCGGGCGTGGCGCAGCAGGTGGACGGCGAGAACCCGAACCTGCACATGGGTGCCGGCGACGTGGCGCTGTGCGTGCTGCCGCTGTTCCACATCTTCTCGCTCAACTCCGTGCTGCTGTGCGCGGtgcgcgccggcgcggcggtggcgctgatGCCCAGGTTCGAGATGGGCGCCATGCTGGGGGCCATCGAGCGGTGGCGCGTGACGGTGGCGGCCGTCGTGCCGCCGCTCGTGCTCGCGCTCGCCAAGAACCCGTTCGTGGAGCGCCACGACCTCAGCTCCATCCGCATCGTGCtctccggcgccgccccgcTCGGCAAGGAGCTCGAGGACGCCCTCCGCGCCCGCCTGCCTCAGGCCATCTTCGGACAG GGATACGGGATGACGGAGGCGGGGCCGGTGCTGTCGATGTGCCCGGCGTTCGCCAAGGAGCCGACGCCGGCGAAGTCCGGGTCGTGCGGGACGGTGGTGCGGAACGCGGAGCTCAAGGTGGTCGACCCGGACACGGGCTTCTCCCTCGGCCGCAACCTCCCCGGCGAGATCTGCATCCGCGGCCCACAGATCATGAAAG GTTACCTGAACGATCCCGAGGCGACCGCCGCGACGATCGACGTCGAGGGGTGGCTGCACACCGGCGACATCGGctacgtcgacgacgacgacgaggtcttCATCGTCGACCGTGTCAAGGAGCTCATCAAATTCAAGGGGTTCCAG GTGCCGCCGGCCGAGCTGGAGTCGCTGCTCATCGCTCACCCGTCCATcgctgacgccgccgtcgtccc GCAAAAGGAtgacgtcgccggcgaggtcccGGTCGCGTTCGTGGTCCGCGCCGCCGACTCCGACATCACGGAGGAGTCCATCAAGGAATTCATATCCAAGCAG GTGGTGTTCTACAAGAGGCTACACAAGGTGCACTTCATCCATGCGATCCCCAAGTCGGCGTCTGGGAAGATACTGAGGAGAGAGCTCAGAGCCAAGCTCGCGGCGTGCTGA
- the LOC4330406 gene encoding TOM1-like protein 1, protein MSDNLMDKVSAFGERLKITGSEVSKKMTAGMSSMSFKMKEIFQGQTPADKIVEEATSENLDGPDWSANLEICDLINTEKVNSVELIRGIKKRIMLKDARVQYLSLVLLETIVKNCEKAFSEVAAERVLDEMVRLIDDPQTVVNNRNKALMLIEAWGESGDELRYLPVYEETYKSLKSRGVRFPGRDNESLAPIFTPARSVAEAEVDANFSQQTFEDVQVHTYTAEETKEAFDVARNSIELLSTVLSSSPQQDALQDDLTSTLVQQCYQSQHTIQRMIETAGDNEAMLFEALSVNDEIQKVLSKYEQMKKPAASENAEQRPVVIPIATEHEDSATVGNEDALVRKPAGSRARSGGDDDILDDLDEMIFGKKGGSSSQEGPKKQDPKKDDLISF, encoded by the exons ATGAGTGACAATCTGATGGACAAGGTTAGCGCCTTTGGCGAGCGTCTGAAGATCACTGGGTCAGAGGTTAGCAAGAAGATGACGGCTGGCATGTCCTCCATGAGCTTCAAGATGAAGGAGATCTTCCAGGGGCAGACTCCCGCGGacaagattgtggaggaggccacCTCAGAGAATTTGGACGGGCCTGATTGGTCGGCAAACCTGGAAATCTGTGACTTGATCAACACGGAGAAAGTTAACAGTGTCGAGCTGATCCGTGGGATCAAGAAGCGGATCATGCTGAAGGATGCTAGGGTCCAGTACCTCTCCTTGGTTCTTCTTGAGACCATTGTGAAGAACTGTGAGAAGGCCTTCTCGGAGGTTGCTGCTGAGAGGGTTCTTGATGAGATGGTCAGGTTGATTGATGATCCTCAGACAGTGGTAAATAACAGGAACAAAGCCCTTATGCTTATTGAGGCATGGGGAGAGTCTGGTGATGAGCTTCGGTACTTGCCTGTCTATGAGGAAACCTACAAG AGCCTGAAATCAAGAGGAGTGCGGTTCCCTGGGCGTGACAATGAGAGCTTGGCCCCCATATTTACTCCTGCGCGTTCAGTAGCTGAAGCTGAAGTTGATGCAAACTTTTCCCAGCAGACCTTCGAAGATGTGCAAGTGCATACATATACTGCTGAAGAAACGAAGGAAGCTTTTGATGTGGCTCGTAACAGCATAGAACTTCTTTCAACTGTTCTTTCATCCTCTCCTCAGCAGGATGCTTTGCAG GATGACTTGACATCCACTCTTGTGCAACAATGCTACCAATCTCAGCACACTATCCAGAGAATGATTGAGACTGCTGGAGACAATGAGGCCATGCTTTTTGAGGCCTTGAGTGTGAATGATGAGATCCAAAAGGTGCTGTCCAAATATGAACAGATGAAGAAACCCGCAGCGTCTGAGAACGCAGAACAACGGCCGGTAGTCATACCAATTGCCACAGAACATGAAGATTCTGCTACGGTCGGCAATGAAGATGCCCTGGTCAGAAAACCAGCTGGTTCTCGAGCAAGGTCAGGTGGAGATGATGATATCCTTGATGATCTCGATGAGATGATATTTGGCAAGAAGGGAGGAAGCAGTTCCCAAGAAGGGCCCAAAAAGCAGGATCCGAAGAAAGATGACCTAATCAGCTTTTAA
- the LOC4330409 gene encoding uncharacterized protein, whose translation MAAAAAKAAAAALSTAGVVAFSSERAYADGGAPAFRFPGFSAPPTPPPAAQPPPPTPPAPAPAAEEKRKVRNDHPRTSAAGFDPEALERGAAMLKQIENSPHGKKVFEILKQQEDVRRAENLTKKVEFQKELAAIELEKTRVDYDERKKLEQQRAQVKSQMSRYEDELARKRMQADHEAQRVRNQELVKMQEESAIRQEQMRRAIEEQIQEERRKTDRAKAIVEKEIEQEKILAEANARIKLKKQTEDVERRLLIEGAKAEKEKWVQLINTTFEHIGGGLQTILTDQNKLVVAVGGVTALAAGIYTTREGARVVWGYVDRILGQPSLIRESSRGKYPWSGVFSRAMSTMTSKLNKGSNLGNNGNGFGDVILNPSLQKRVKQLANATANTKLHQAPFRNMLFYGPPGTGKTMAARELARKSGLDYALMTGGDVAPLGSQAVTKIHQLFDWAKKSNRGLLLFIDEADAFLCERNKTYMSEAQRSALNALLFRTGDQSKDIVLALATNRPGDLDSAVADRIDEVLEFPLPGEDERSKLFKLYLDKYIMKAGEKHEKSWLRFFRGQPQKIEVKGVTDDLIREAAAKTEGFSGREIAKLMASVQAAVYGSKECVLTPDLFREVVDYKVAEHQQRRRLAGYEQKNA comes from the exons atggctgccgccgccgcgaaggccgcggccgccgccctctccaccgccggtGTCGTCGCCTTCTCCTCCGAGCGGGCGTACGCCGATGGGGGCGCCCCCGCGTTCCGATTCCCCGGCTTCTCCGCCCCCCCGACCCCTCCCcccgccgcgcagccgccgccgccgacgccgccggctcccgcgccggccgcggaGGAGAAGCGCAAGGTCCGGAACGATCACCCCCGCACCAGCGCCGCCGGGTTCGACCCCGAGGCGCTGGAGCGCGGGGCCGCTATGCTGAAGCAGATCGAGAACTCGCCGCATGGCAAAAAG GTCTTCGAGATATTGAAGCAGCAGGAGGATGTGCGGAGGGCGGAGAACCTGACGAAGAAGGTGGAGTTTCAGAAGGAGCTTGCGGCGATCGAACTG gagaagacaCGCGTTGATTATGATGAGAGGAAAAAACTTGAGCAACAGCGAGCTCAGGTAAAATCACAGATGTCTCGATACGAAGATGAGCTAGCAAGGAAGAGAATGCAGGCAGATCATGAGGCCCAGAGAGTGAGAAACCAGGAGCTCGTGAAGATGCAAGAGGAATCAGCGATTAGGCAAGAGCAGATGAGACGTGCGATCGAGGAGCAAATACAGGAAGAACGAAGAAAGACTGATAGAGCAAAGGCAATTGTGGAGAAGGAAATTGAGCAAGAGAAAATTTTAGCTGAGGCAAATGCGAGAAtaaagttaaaaaaacaaactgaaGATGTTGAAAGGCGATTGCTTATTGAGGGGGCAAAGGCTGAGAAGGAGAAGTGGGTTCAATTAATAAATACAACCTTTGAGCATATAGGAG GTGGTCTACAGACAATATTAACTGATCAAAATAAGCTAGTTGTAGCAGTTGGAGGTGTCACAGCACTTGCAGCTGGGATATACACAACAAG GGAGGGTGCAAGAGTGGTCTGGGGCTATGTTGATCGTATTCTAGGTCAGCCATCACTTATTAGAGAGTCATCACGAGGGAAATATCCCTGGTCTGGTGTCTTCTCACGTGCTATGAGTACAATGACTAGTAAACTGAATAAAGGAAGCAACTTGGGGAACAACGGGAATGGGTTTGGTGATGTTATTCTAAATCCTTCTCTTCAGAAGAGAGTGAAGCAGCTTGCTAATGCCACTGCCAACACAAAACTTCATCAAGCTCCTTTTAGAAACATGCTTTTCTATGGTCCACCTGGCACAGGAAAAACGATGGCAGCAAGAGAACTAGCTCGGAAATCT GGATTAGATTATGCACTAATGACTGGTGGAGATGTTGCACCATTGGGATCGCAAGCAGTCACTAAGATTCATCAGTTGTTTGACTGGGCAAAGAAATCAAATAGAGGTTTACTCCTCTTCATTGATGAAGCTGATGCTTTCTTGTGCGA ACGGAACAAGACATATATGAGTGAAGCTCAAAGGAGTGCCCTGAATGCTCTCCTTTTCCGCACAGGCGACCAATCTAAGGACATCGTCCTTGCACTTGCGACCAACAGGCCCGGTGACCTTGACTCTGCTGTCGCCGACCGAATCGATGAGGTCCTTGAGTTTCCCTTGCCTGGGGAAGATGAGCGGTCCAAGCTTTTCAAACTATATCTGGACAAGTACATAATGAAAGCTGGTGAAAAACACGAAAAGAGCTGGCTCAGGTTCTTCCGCGGTCAGCCTCAGAAGATAGAGGTGAAGGGTGTCACAGATGACTTGATACGGGAGGCGGCTGCCAAGACCGAGGGTTTCTCAGGAAGAGAGATCGCGAAGCTGATGGCAAGTGTTCAGGCTGCCGTGTACGGAAGCAAGGAGTGCGTGCTGACTCCAGACCTGTTCCGTGAGGTTGTAGACTACAAGGTCGCCGAGCACCAGCAGAGGAGACGACTTGCTGGCTATGAGCAGAAGAATGCTTAG